GCCACACAACTGTGCCCCATCATCTTAAAAAACTCTCCGGACTTGATCCCGTCGAGTACCTTTTCAGGCAGATATTTCAGGTAAAACTCCTCATAGGCAGCTGCACTCCCGGTGGTGGAACCAATGGCAACCCCTGTTCTCCCGCCTTCCAGCATCTCTTGTTGGATATCAGCATCAGCAATGGCCTCCCTGGTGGCCAGGGTTGCATACACTGCCATTGCCCCCATGGTTCTCCGAGCTGATCTGGGCAGGAATTTTTTGGCGTCAAAATCCGGCACCGGTGCGGCGATATGACTTCGCAGTCCCCTGATCTCCGCCCATTCCTCCATATGGCGGACTGCAGAACTGCCGGCCCAGATTTTTTCCAGAAGAAGGGGAACTCCAAGACCAAACGGCGATACAGCCCCCCTTCCGGTGATAACAACCCTGTTCACTGCCACGTTTTCACTTCCTCCCACAGGGATTCAAGACCAAGTATTTCTCCGGCGCCCACCAACCCTGAAATGGATGCTCCAACAACTCCTGTCATTAATGTGGACTGACCACTCAGGTAAAGACCTGGAAGCCGGGTACGAACATCCGGATTAAACTGATCCAGACAATGCATAGCTCCGTAGGCACACCCGTCCGGTGCTGCCAGTTCATCGCGAAATGTGAGAGGAGTGCCTATGGCAGACGGCTTTATTTCCCCACAGATATCTCCCCACCTCCGCTGTGCTGAACTCACCATATCCCGGGCAACATTCTCCTTCAAATCCTCATATGCAGAAGGACGATTTCCAGGAGAGCTCTTCGCAAAACCGGCAACATCATCCCAATACCCAAGCCGGAGCAATATAATGCCATTTTCTCTCCCCTGCAAGATTTCCCCCTTGCGGACAGCAGTCCCGGTCATCATCATCGGGCGGAAATGGGGCGGGGTTAAACTGCTTTTCGGAATGACCTCGTTTTCATCCGGAAGAAGATAATAATTAAGTGGACCGTCAGCAAGTTCGACCGGACGACTGCTTTGACCGAACACTGCAAACATGGAAAGAGAATTACGCAACTCCCGTAACCTTGTGCTGTATGCCGGTCTGAAAACCCCTGGGGGTACCATATCTATAACATGTGCCGGATGACCGGTAAAAATCACCTGGTCGCATTCTATGTGCCCGCCACCGCTGATATCCACCCCGCAGACCTTCCCGCCCTTGACCCGAATCCCCGTTACCTCTGAGGAGGAGTACATCTCTCCCTCCTGGGTTTTCAACCTGTTCACAAAGGCATCAACAATTGCCTGTCCCCCACCGCTGATGGTATACGCACCGGAATAGTAACCGTGGGCAACAAGGGCATGGATTTCCAGGGAGGCCAGTTCAATGGGAACTCCATACAGAAAGGCGGGTGCAGCGAGAATGGCCCTGAGATAGCGGTTTTCGGTAACAGTGTCCAGAAAAGTTGCAAGTGATCTGGGCCGTGACTTATATCCACGTAGGAA
The DNA window shown above is from Desulfomarina profundi and carries:
- a CDS encoding phytoene desaturase family protein; this translates as MWCPDGNSDHPLSAEGYDQFEFARLGNPVRGYFSYGRFEAELISCFPDEKQGIQKYFATVRDICADVPFYNTCLPLTPFLRGYKSRPRSLATFLDTVTENRYLRAILAAPAFLYGVPIELASLEIHALVAHGYYSGAYTISGGGQAIVDAFVNRLKTQEGEMYSSSEVTGIRVKGGKVCGVDISGGGHIECDQVIFTGHPAHVIDMVPPGVFRPAYSTRLRELRNSLSMFAVFGQSSRPVELADGPLNYYLLPDENEVIPKSSLTPPHFRPMMMTGTAVRKGEILQGRENGIILLRLGYWDDVAGFAKSSPGNRPSAYEDLKENVARDMVSSAQRRWGDICGEIKPSAIGTPLTFRDELAAPDGCAYGAMHCLDQFNPDVRTRLPGLYLSGQSTLMTGVVGASISGLVGAGEILGLESLWEEVKTWQ
- a CDS encoding beta-ketoacyl-[acyl-carrier-protein] synthase family protein yields the protein MAVNRVVITGRGAVSPFGLGVPLLLEKIWAGSSAVRHMEEWAEIRGLRSHIAAPVPDFDAKKFLPRSARRTMGAMAVYATLATREAIADADIQQEMLEGGRTGVAIGSTTGSAAAYEEFYLKYLPEKVLDGIKSGEFFKMMGHSCVANVCLALGVEGEQWAPVSACTSSSQAIGLGYILIQAGRQDIVLCGGADEAHASVTGVFDLLRAASFNNSDPEGGCRPFERDRDGVVCGGGSGILVLESLESAERRGRKYMVRLLGLAMLLTAGILPARIKR